One genomic segment of Deinococcus sp. HSC-46F16 includes these proteins:
- a CDS encoding DUF512 domain-containing protein — MPQPTEVFPAPIKTVEPGSPAERAGVRPGDLLIRVNGESVTDVLAYRHRLSQGRATLEISRPVERPSVLSGVLGVAQDHHRLDYDPAAPTFTFDVEWEDPGLDFEEVLFDGIKKCANKCDFCYVHQMPRGFRKSLYIMDDDYRLSFLYGSFVTLTNLTEGDINRILDENLSPLYVSVHTANQDLRQDLMKWWKLKVKDPQAVQIRSMIERLEPIDLYTQIVLVPGRNDREHLDDTVEYLSSRPNVISAAVVPIGLTGHRKNLPDVRTFTREEAQDTLARLNRWRKQFLAERGTRFVFPSDELYLLAGEPLPTEEEYEGFPMLENGVGMIRDFLTEGLPELPAALPAPRKVILGTGLLFAESLDRAVEPLRQIEGLEIEVRAVENKTFGRVTTVAGLLTGRCFRHAVKAGEADLLIVPPTTLRYGTELMLDDTSLSELRTEFRMDVRPGGATLGELARVILDGVQSSGHQWGMSAHAVKESRGQA, encoded by the coding sequence ATGCCGCAACCGACCGAGGTGTTTCCCGCACCCATCAAGACCGTGGAACCGGGCAGCCCCGCCGAACGCGCGGGCGTCCGGCCCGGCGACCTGCTGATCCGGGTGAACGGTGAATCCGTGACCGACGTGCTGGCCTACCGCCACCGCCTCTCGCAGGGGCGGGCGACGCTGGAGATCAGCCGCCCGGTGGAGCGCCCCTCGGTCCTTTCCGGTGTCCTCGGCGTGGCGCAGGACCACCACCGCCTGGACTACGACCCGGCGGCCCCCACCTTCACCTTCGACGTGGAATGGGAAGACCCCGGCCTCGACTTCGAGGAAGTGCTGTTCGACGGCATCAAGAAGTGCGCCAACAAGTGCGACTTCTGCTATGTCCACCAGATGCCGCGCGGCTTTCGCAAGAGCCTCTACATCATGGACGACGACTACCGCCTGTCCTTCCTGTACGGCTCCTTTGTCACGCTCACCAACCTGACGGAAGGCGACATCAACCGGATTCTCGACGAGAACCTCTCCCCGCTGTACGTGTCGGTCCACACGGCCAACCAGGACCTGCGCCAGGACCTGATGAAGTGGTGGAAGCTCAAGGTCAAGGACCCCCAAGCCGTGCAGATTCGTTCCATGATCGAGCGGCTGGAACCCATCGACCTCTACACCCAGATCGTCCTCGTGCCGGGCCGCAACGATCGCGAGCACCTCGACGACACGGTGGAGTACCTCAGCAGCCGTCCCAACGTGATCTCGGCGGCGGTGGTGCCCATCGGCCTGACCGGGCACCGCAAGAACCTGCCTGATGTGCGGACCTTCACGCGCGAGGAGGCGCAGGATACGCTCGCCCGCCTCAACCGCTGGCGCAAGCAGTTCTTGGCCGAGCGCGGCACCCGTTTCGTCTTCCCCTCCGACGAGCTGTACCTGCTCGCCGGAGAGCCGCTCCCCACCGAGGAGGAATACGAGGGCTTCCCCATGCTGGAAAACGGCGTGGGCATGATCCGCGACTTTCTGACCGAGGGGCTGCCGGAGCTGCCCGCCGCCCTGCCTGCGCCCCGCAAAGTGATCCTGGGGACGGGGCTGCTGTTCGCCGAGTCGCTCGACCGGGCGGTGGAACCGCTGCGGCAGATTGAGGGCCTGGAGATCGAGGTCCGGGCGGTGGAGAACAAGACCTTCGGGCGCGTGACCACCGTGGCGGGTCTGCTGACGGGCCGCTGCTTCCGGCATGCGGTCAAGGCTGGCGAGGCCGACTTGCTGATCGTGCCGCCGACCACCCTGCGTTACGGCACCGAGCTGATGCTGGACGACACCAGCCTCTCCGAGCTGCGGACCGAGTTCCGAATGGACGTGCGTCCCGGTGGGGCGACCCTGGGCGAACTCGCCCGCGTCATCCTCGACGGCGTGCAGAGCAGCGGCCACCAGTGGGGCATGAGCGCCCACGCGGTCAAGGAGAGCCGGGGGCAGGCCTAG